The DNA window acatattagaattaaaatctatgacattattgaatatttttcaacaatttcttTACAATTGTTAGTATCTTGTACATAAACGGAATCTTTCTTAAGGAGTAAAAGTATAGTTTACAGATCACTACGCAGGTATTTTTATCATGTTTCTCttacattcaaaataaaataaaacgtatagaatatattaacaaataactaACTTTAAAAGCTGATTTATGTGTGCtacttgaaatttatatgttataaaataaacaaaaaaaacaatgacataaattagtgatataaaaaGAGTGAAATATTTTCCATGTGACAGAAactataaataagtttattatttttccaattaattgcaactttaaaatattattttatttatatctcatacgtaaatatatatgtatgtttatattcGTATACGAATATAAAAACGTTCGATTTAATATCAgactagaaataaaattataaaattattaagaattctGTACAATTCAAGGTATATTTGACAATTATAATTGTGCGCGATAATATAGTGGAGAGCAAAAGGCCGTTCGCGATTCAAATGTAGAGAAtagagtttctttttttacgaatCTTATCACACGTAATTCCTTCGGTAATTGGTCGATTGATCGGTCGTGAAGGAGAAGCTCAGtacaattgaattttattacatcGGAACAGAACAGCTATTTTTGCTCTCGATTACATGTACAATACATGAGTTATATACGCTGAGATTCAAAACTACTCAGcaagtaaaatatgaatagTATGCTAGCAGTTTGCCAGCAGATTCCtggtgaaaatttttcatgaaaaaaattcatttttccgaattttttgtatgatttctataactttttaaaaatttttcagattttattacacaaattgaaacactttttagaaatattgagAAGATCTactttttttccaatattttctatatatatgaatttagaaatgtcctaagattttttattttataatttctaaaaaacatttataaaatctgaaaaGATTTAAAGTGTTTCTTAGAAATCtctataaatttcaatatgaaaaattcttaaaaatattatacaatgaaaattttttcaccaGGTATTTGAGCAGAATATTGTCAATTGTGTTCTGCCAGTAGAATCTAGCAGACACAATCCGATGGAAATTGCCAGCAAAGAGCGAGCAAGATATTGTTTTATGCTTGTTTTTTACTGTCAATCTGCCATTATgttctattaataaattctgttATATTTCTGCTGGCATCCtactgacaaaatttaatcgacatttcttaaaaaatctgtttttaacaGATTTGACTTTCGGATAACAAATGTACGTGTGTAAACTATACTTTATTCCAATTTCTATcttattcttttattgtttGCATTCGTATTTATTATCGTGGCTATCTCATCTGCCTTTTAAACGAAAATCTTTCTATACAAGTTACGAACTCGTGTTTGTCTATCAATTTCTGTAGTCTATATTGTTATCTCTTGACGGAATTTGTATTGTACATTGGCTCATGTATCCCgtatagtatatatatgttactGCCTCGTCGTTCAACTTCTACAAGATTGCGCGATATTGTCCTAACTTCTTCAGCTCTCTCCGGTTTGTTTGGatggaatattatatataatgaaacctatgtaaatatgataataaaaagttatctgtatatatattagtcAGACGGTTGTTAAAATGTCCATAATTCTATTCACGCATCAATAAATTTCGATGTATACACGCTGTGTAATcctataaatcaaaattacattttccaGTTTTGTAAATACTTAAAGCgtcaaacatttttcttatttcattttactGTCATTATACTATCATAACACAAATCTACTTACATTAGTCCACAAATTTGTGCCACCGGGTAATAAATATTCGTAGAAAAGCGATAAAAATCTTCTATTTCccattgtaacataaattatatgcaatttacatatatcataattatatattgcataaaaaatataatatcgctTTTTTTTGCGAATCCGAGATGTTTatcgaaaagaaataaaatctatgTCAAATATAAGatagcaaaaaattgaataattatcaaCATCAGTTGAAAAgccataaaattaaaagaaatcttaagacctgtttttattttacatttcttgGAGAAGCAAACAGcacgtatttattttttatcacgaATTTGAACTTCTTAACTCTTTAGCTGCGAAAAACGTGCGTATGCATGTGAATTTTATTCCATttctattgttatattttgtattagtagatactattatattttcattggcATTCTGtctcgataaaatattttaatagacgcttcacaaaatttgtttttgacaaatttaacTATTGATTATTAAACTGATGactaaaaatgtgtaatatacgttaaatttatatttattatatttattattttttctgtcaTTAGTTACTATTATGATTTTCTGAAATACAGTGTTGCAATAAAAGAGTGAtgagttactttttaatttttttcaacacaACATGTGCAGTCAAGCGTTTTGTATACgatacttataataaataatttattcagttctttttttttttagaaccGATCGTGTTTCGATGACCAACTTGTAACTGTCATTCCGTGCACAGAGGACGGTTTTTATTTGAAGTGCTGCAGCTAAAGGgttaatatcataattatataaggtTTTATGTCGTAGTTATTTAAGAGTGTCTTGATAGAATCAAATTCTAAAACTGCGAATAAGGCCTTGAGTCACTTCGCCGAAGACAGTCGTAAAGTCCTTTCAAATTTCTTGagatttttagtttaaaaaggTAGGCGGCATTTATCGATTTATAGTAATTGGAAAATCGATTAAtagtattttgtataataggCGTCATGTATGCCTTATCGCATAAAATAGATACATATTCGAGGCGTATGTCTTCAAACAAATGTATGACTAATAGCAAATTTGATTAGATCTTACTAGTACTGACTTTAAAGCCATTGTAAATTATACTGATTTCATctaagtgtaaaaataaaatatttacacttTAACATGACAAAAACTTCACAAAACTTAGGATTTATGAACAAATCTTAcgttttactaaaatttaaggTTTTAcagtaatacatataattatttgattaatatcatattttttgtacatgcctacgtacatatatatatgtatatatattttttaatcaagtataaaagtaatgtaaaaaaaatataaataaatagtactaaaaacatttaattaaattaaataaagtttagatcttttcaaatattgcataaatagTGTTAAACACGTCTTGaatgtgtataattttatgataggGCAGACATGATGGTCTGTATTCTGAACTCACATTTACCGCTAAATGCACTTCTAATAAATGTGCCAATCAGCCAATAAGATATCATCTTAAACACATTTAGAGATACATTCAGCGATAAATGTGAGCTCAGAATACGAACCGGTGAATGTATCAGAgccatattaaaaaatatttaaatctgtgtgtgtgtgtgtgtgtgtgtgtgtgtgtgtgtgtgtgtgtgtgtgtgtgtgtgttgtgagTGCGTATAGATATCGGCAATCCTCACACGAGATCATTGTCGAGTATTAAATAGCACGAACGATTTAGACACCGTGTCATGTCGATTGTCGTTCTTCCTCCTGTTCAGGGAGTAATGGAACGCCCGACGATGGCTGATCCGGATTGTTGTTTTCATTCTCGTCTTGCTCGTAAAGCAGTGGCACCGCTTGCTGGTTGTTGTTGTCGGCCTCTGAAGGCCTCCTGCTCTGTCCCGGTAGGAAGGACATTGGTATTGTACCTGAGGGCGTTGTCGGTGCGGAGCGCGACAACCATCGCTTCGTTTTACTTCGCGAATTCGGCAATCCCAGCGGCATGTACAGCTTGCCTCTGGCCCTCCTAACTTTGTACGAACCGACGTCGCTTGGACTCAAAGGCCGTTGTTGCGTAGTACCATCGCTGCTTGTTACGTACAACACCGGAGCTTGATTCTGTTGGCAATGCACGGTGGAGTGTCCGTTAGATAAATGAGGAAGTTGTTGTATCTTATCCAATAATTCCCGCAACTGGAAAGTaatgaaagtaaaaattaacgttgcgagattaataattcattgtttttagatatataagAACAGTTATAGTTACTATTATCTgctgtataaaattatctagataattatttaaatgaagaaATGGCTTTATCATATCATTATCATCTTTATCTTGgataaaatgttatcttttaatattttttatcgaagTTAGTGTAAACGTACTTCTATCGTCGGGCTAGTAGCTCTTGGTGGAGAACAAGGCGATTGTGCACCAAGGCTTGATATGTCAGAGGTTGTTCTATGATTTGTCAAAGAAACGATGGAGCCAATGTCACCCGGCTCTCTTCTTTCGCAATCTGTCGCCGACAATTCGTCGACGCTATTGTTACAAGAGTACGGCGGTGGAATAATGGTGTTCGCTTCGTTCACCATGTTGCACATGAAACTGGAGCTCAATGAATCCAGTG is part of the Monomorium pharaonis isolate MP-MQ-018 chromosome 2, ASM1337386v2, whole genome shotgun sequence genome and encodes:
- the LOC105835412 gene encoding uncharacterized protein LOC105835412 isoform X1; this encodes MVRAAKARILDAPFVAATLTFTLLLLDVDQVSSEECIGGHVCSPPKECCPYGCCYSVFTPVHPHVSEMFNFLIWTYWYLWVAVLAALAIAATCGFWLWKRRRAAMSDDTSSERTSTGPWYPPPHYSRCSSFVQALPPPYNEVTAKPDLYPLVIGYDDSTGKGTSGFVMRYFRSLSHASTLDSLSSSFMCNMVNEANTIIPPPYSCNNSVDELSATDCERREPGDIGSIVSLTNHRTTSDISSLGAQSPCSPPRATSPTIELRELLDKIQQLPHLSNGHSTVHCQQNQAPVLYVTSSDGTTQQRPLSPSDVGSYKVRRARGKLYMPLGLPNSRSKTKRWLSRSAPTTPSGTIPMSFLPGQSRRPSEADNNNQQAVPLLYEQDENENNNPDQPSSGVPLLPEQEEERQST
- the LOC105835412 gene encoding uncharacterized protein LOC105835412 isoform X2 — translated: MYRRTCSLLLFSCSPPKECCPYGCCYSVFTPVHPHVSEMFNFLIWTYWYLWVAVLAALAIAATCGFWLWKRRRAAMSDDTSSERTSTGPWYPPPHYSRCSSFVQALPPPYNEVTAKPDLYPLVIGYDDSTGKGTSGFVMRYFRSLSHASTLDSLSSSFMCNMVNEANTIIPPPYSCNNSVDELSATDCERREPGDIGSIVSLTNHRTTSDISSLGAQSPCSPPRATSPTIELRELLDKIQQLPHLSNGHSTVHCQQNQAPVLYVTSSDGTTQQRPLSPSDVGSYKVRRARGKLYMPLGLPNSRSKTKRWLSRSAPTTPSGTIPMSFLPGQSRRPSEADNNNQQAVPLLYEQDENENNNPDQPSSGVPLLPEQEEERQST